The Desulfonatronum thiosulfatophilum genome has a window encoding:
- a CDS encoding nuclear transport factor 2 family protein, with translation MKRITLAPAVLVILLWAATPAVSFYADLDMAQVRMAEERPAEALLAIQEHLRKHPGEPQGLFLKALILERSGRFSEAMDVYRSLIDIHPELPEPYNNLAALLAAGGRFEEAKQTLQQALQTHPSYATAHQNLSRIYSAMAGSAYRRALGNNDDTILVLLDPLDELGVSADTAVMLAAVDRQAQERLMTEAPLSSPAAMPVPNLDSSAVPPSARAPERITGPLPGVSSWLSTPGFATQGMPPGLASALICAPQESPRDNVGLDVTCPQETVPEILADLASSEPPSVSEPSAAAPEAPEAVGARGTKPVLPTPAPETVSGAPEPAAVPELISAPEASATSEPESAPPSVQAETSTADSFHVDVQETVTQVVQDWAKAWASQNVQAYLSFYSDEFKPERGLSLAQWREQRRTRVAAPPFIHVTLSNIIVTVLDENSVQVRFTQRYRSNVVNDQVLKELQMRKENGQWRIVRERLLPR, from the coding sequence ATGAAGCGCATTACTTTAGCTCCGGCCGTGCTGGTTATTTTGCTGTGGGCAGCGACGCCGGCCGTCAGTTTTTATGCTGATCTTGACATGGCCCAGGTTCGGATGGCGGAGGAGAGACCCGCCGAAGCCCTGCTGGCGATCCAGGAGCACCTCCGCAAACACCCCGGTGAACCCCAGGGTTTGTTCCTGAAAGCCTTGATTCTTGAACGGTCGGGGCGTTTCTCCGAGGCCATGGACGTGTATCGCTCCCTGATCGACATCCACCCGGAACTGCCTGAACCCTACAACAATCTGGCCGCGTTGCTCGCTGCCGGGGGACGTTTCGAAGAGGCCAAGCAGACCTTGCAACAGGCTTTGCAGACCCATCCCAGCTACGCCACGGCGCATCAAAACTTGAGCCGGATCTATTCGGCCATGGCCGGCAGTGCATATCGGCGGGCCTTGGGCAACAATGACGACACGATTCTCGTTCTCCTTGATCCTCTGGATGAACTTGGGGTTTCGGCAGATACGGCAGTAATGCTGGCCGCTGTGGATAGACAAGCCCAGGAACGGCTCATGACGGAGGCTCCATTATCATCACCTGCTGCCATGCCGGTTCCGAACCTGGACTCCTCCGCAGTACCGCCATCGGCACGCGCACCTGAACGTATCACAGGGCCATTGCCCGGAGTATCTTCATGGTTGTCGACTCCAGGTTTTGCGACGCAAGGCATGCCCCCGGGACTTGCGTCAGCCCTGATTTGTGCTCCTCAGGAGTCCCCAAGGGATAATGTCGGACTCGATGTTACGTGCCCGCAGGAGACCGTGCCGGAAATTCTTGCGGATCTTGCCAGCTCCGAGCCGCCATCCGTATCCGAACCATCTGCCGCGGCACCTGAAGCACCCGAAGCGGTCGGAGCACGTGGTACGAAGCCGGTTTTGCCCACGCCTGCCCCGGAAACGGTTTCCGGGGCTCCTGAGCCAGCCGCTGTTCCGGAATTGATTTCTGCTCCAGAGGCCTCCGCGACCAGTGAACCGGAATCCGCCCCTCCTTCCGTTCAGGCTGAAACGTCGACAGCCGACTCCTTCCATGTGGATGTGCAGGAGACGGTTACCCAGGTGGTTCAAGACTGGGCCAAGGCCTGGGCCAGCCAGAACGTTCAGGCCTACCTTTCCTTTTACAGCGATGAGTTCAAGCCCGAAAGAGGCCTCAGTTTGGCCCAGTGGCGGGAACAACGCCGCACCAGGGTTGCCGCGCCGCCATTCATTCATGTGACGCTCTCGAACATTATAGTTACCGTTCTGGACGAGAATTCAGTTCAGGTTCGCTTTACGCAGCGTTACCGTTCCAACGTGGTCAACGATCAGGTTCTCAAAGAGTTGCAAATGCGCAAAGAAAACGGCCAGTGGCGTATTGTCAGGGAGAGGTTGTTGCCTCGTTAG
- a CDS encoding DVU0524 family FlgM-associated protein, whose translation MTIKPFQVQNMLRHYGQHLDQGRRMARYRMLLQRASPEDVVNLSQDGRRKQLVEKIAAEIMDSLMVSGSSNPVVLEIKEELEREFGFGMEFRYLPLEPELQILRKEGEELTEVVGEEKQTILQRFWRITLAKVNETML comes from the coding sequence GTGACCATCAAGCCATTCCAAGTCCAGAACATGCTTCGCCATTACGGCCAACATCTCGATCAGGGCCGGAGAATGGCGCGCTATCGCATGCTGCTGCAGCGGGCTTCGCCTGAAGACGTCGTCAACCTGTCCCAGGACGGCCGCCGAAAGCAGCTGGTGGAGAAAATTGCCGCCGAGATCATGGACAGCCTGATGGTATCAGGAAGCAGCAACCCTGTGGTGCTGGAGATCAAAGAGGAGCTGGAACGAGAATTCGGTTTCGGTATGGAATTTCGATATCTTCCACTGGAGCCGGAACTGCAAATTTTGCGCAAGGAAGGCGAAGAACTGACGGAAGTTGTCGGTGAGGAAAAACAAACCATTCTGCAGCGTTTCTGGCGCATTACCCTGGCCAAAGTCAATGAAACCATGCTTTAG
- the fliW gene encoding flagellar assembly protein FliW, whose translation MVQKTGRIIHSRVGPLQVEQDRLVYFPKGLVGFEMQREFALVRVREDSAFFLLQSCTDPALGLMVADPYVYVPDYRIKVGTPEQELLRLKNIREAVVLVTVTIPAGKPEDAVLNLVGPLVINARLRRGMQVPQNQMRHPPRVHLAAGKAKSGDEQVPREIG comes from the coding sequence ATGGTCCAGAAAACAGGAAGAATAATTCATTCCCGGGTCGGTCCGCTGCAAGTGGAACAGGATCGACTGGTTTATTTTCCGAAGGGGCTGGTAGGATTCGAGATGCAGCGGGAATTCGCCCTGGTACGCGTGCGCGAGGATTCAGCTTTTTTTCTGCTGCAAAGCTGCACCGATCCGGCCCTGGGATTGATGGTCGCGGATCCCTACGTATACGTGCCGGATTATCGGATCAAGGTCGGCACACCGGAGCAGGAACTGCTTCGCCTGAAGAACATCCGTGAAGCCGTGGTCCTGGTGACCGTGACCATTCCCGCGGGAAAGCCCGAGGACGCCGTCCTGAATCTGGTCGGACCTCTGGTGATCAACGCTCGTTTACGCCGAGGCATGCAGGTTCCCCAGAATCAGATGCGTCATCCGCCCAGAGTGCATTTGGCCGCGGGGAAGGCAAAGTCAGGAGATGAACAAGTACCTCGAGAAATTGGTTAA
- a CDS encoding L,D-transpeptidase family protein, producing the protein MINHFPILSMVQAKYLIWRLVSALAFLVVVVLTPLSIKANLDDYSVGGYSLSITRAPESDLLIALENVQRERLDQAQTLLESLVQENPDFRLAQLVYADVLAARAGTIQGLGAGLIPETELAGLEDEARRRWLYHQRQPNGRLLPSSLVALGENEPYALVVDLELSRMYVVSNRGGIGPRVVDDYYISGGKGGPEKHREGDQRTPLGVYFTQNFIPGQRLPKYYGWGAFTLDYPNPLDRRLGKTGHGIWLHGNPTGMFSRPPLASDGCVTMHNKDLEALAPLLKNGNVPVVLSRSVSWTDPLKLREVQKEMLDLLETWRRDWESLNSEAYLAHYSPKFRSGNQDYSAWKRHKTRINAGKSEVRVRMGNINIFEYPENPEIMVATFNQDYWSDNFQSSSRKHQFWQQESDGRWRIIYEGSH; encoded by the coding sequence ATGATCAATCATTTCCCCATCCTGTCCATGGTCCAGGCAAAATACCTGATATGGAGACTCGTTTCGGCTTTGGCGTTCCTTGTCGTGGTGGTGCTCACCCCGTTATCCATCAAGGCAAATCTGGACGATTATTCCGTTGGTGGATACAGCCTAAGCATTACCAGGGCGCCGGAGTCCGACCTGTTGATTGCTCTGGAAAACGTTCAAAGAGAACGCCTGGACCAGGCCCAGACCCTTCTGGAAAGCCTAGTTCAGGAAAATCCGGATTTTCGTCTGGCCCAGCTAGTTTACGCGGACGTGCTCGCGGCAAGAGCCGGAACCATTCAAGGACTTGGAGCGGGGCTGATTCCGGAGACCGAGTTGGCCGGTCTGGAAGATGAAGCTCGCCGTAGGTGGCTCTACCACCAGCGGCAACCCAACGGGAGACTGCTGCCCAGCAGTCTGGTCGCCCTTGGGGAGAACGAACCCTATGCTCTGGTCGTGGATCTGGAGTTGTCCAGAATGTATGTGGTTTCCAACAGGGGAGGAATCGGGCCGCGTGTCGTAGACGACTATTACATTTCCGGCGGCAAGGGCGGGCCGGAAAAACACCGGGAAGGGGACCAGCGCACTCCTTTGGGTGTCTACTTTACCCAAAATTTCATTCCCGGCCAGCGGCTGCCCAAGTATTACGGATGGGGCGCCTTCACCCTGGATTATCCCAACCCTTTGGATCGGCGCCTGGGCAAGACGGGGCACGGCATCTGGCTGCATGGAAATCCCACGGGCATGTTCAGCCGCCCTCCGTTGGCCAGCGACGGCTGCGTGACCATGCACAACAAGGATCTGGAGGCTCTGGCTCCCTTGCTCAAGAACGGCAATGTGCCCGTGGTGCTCTCCCGAAGCGTCAGTTGGACCGATCCGCTAAAGCTGCGTGAAGTGCAAAAAGAGATGCTAGATCTGCTGGAGACGTGGCGCAGGGATTGGGAAAGCCTGAATTCAGAAGCGTATCTGGCACATTATTCACCAAAATTCCGCAGCGGGAACCAGGACTACTCTGCTTGGAAGCGCCACAAAACACGGATTAACGCGGGAAAAAGCGAAGTCCGGGTGCGTATGGGAAACATCAACATATTCGAGTACCCGGAAAATCCGGAAATCATGGTCGCGACTTTCAACCAGGACTACTGGAGCGACAACTTCCAGTCATCATCGCGCAAGCACCAGTTCTGGCAGCAGGAAAGCGACGGTCGGTGGAGAATAATTTACGAAGGTTCTCATTAG
- the flgM gene encoding flagellar biosynthesis anti-sigma factor FlgM, protein MEIKKLIDAFRPVESRESGPKAEKKGPAAGTASTQGDRISLSAGAQTYRGVQAVAEADSGVRTDRVEQIKEQVESNTYQMNSRKTAEKMLEQEYGAWGRQI, encoded by the coding sequence ATGGAAATCAAGAAACTTATTGATGCATTTCGACCCGTGGAAAGCCGCGAATCCGGACCCAAGGCCGAAAAAAAAGGGCCGGCTGCCGGGACTGCCTCGACACAAGGCGATCGCATCAGCCTTTCTGCTGGAGCCCAAACCTACCGCGGCGTCCAGGCTGTTGCCGAGGCAGACTCCGGAGTCCGTACCGATCGGGTCGAACAGATCAAGGAGCAGGTGGAATCCAACACCTATCAGATGAACAGCCGCAAGACCGCCGAAAAAATGCTGGAGCAGGAGTACGGGGCTTGGGGGAGACAGATTTGA